A part of Paenibacillus donghaensis genomic DNA contains:
- a CDS encoding radical SAM protein, with product MEEYWTPERCDLLHKSGCTAISVGFESGNQRILNLINKGTKVDRLQETIQMFSEAGIGVQIMGFTGFPTETVDDALSSVDFLQHNSRHWTFGGLGQFVLTKGAIIAKEPERFGILDIRPFEGEDIAWRLYYSEQKHLLANSSRCGSKELTQAKASLRANQFDRPWVGGVDTAHSMFYHDRFGNNILKVISGANHTAANESTILELNGHLIEEHYYLPVHKLFNKKNLDNILDTSEREGKAVTAQNITELLQQWEPDYSSYPQPKEQQLFVRRDGTLFPFPVPMIEFLRNFEHGLSLTELLQQSTQHEFHTQLWQHCITNRFLRLKRSPAAEA from the coding sequence ATCTGATCAATAAAGGAACCAAGGTCGACCGGCTGCAGGAAACCATTCAAATGTTCAGCGAAGCCGGCATCGGCGTACAAATTATGGGATTTACCGGATTCCCTACGGAAACGGTTGACGATGCCTTGAGTTCCGTTGATTTTCTGCAGCATAACAGCAGGCACTGGACTTTTGGCGGGCTTGGCCAGTTCGTCTTAACCAAAGGCGCCATTATAGCCAAAGAACCGGAGCGTTTCGGTATTCTCGATATCCGGCCTTTTGAGGGCGAAGATATCGCCTGGAGGCTGTATTACAGTGAGCAAAAGCACTTGCTTGCAAATTCTTCACGTTGCGGGTCGAAGGAGCTGACACAAGCCAAAGCATCCTTGAGGGCCAATCAGTTTGACCGTCCTTGGGTGGGGGGAGTGGATACGGCGCATTCGATGTTCTACCACGACCGGTTCGGGAACAACATCCTCAAAGTCATCAGCGGCGCAAATCATACGGCAGCTAACGAGAGCACAATCTTGGAATTAAATGGGCATCTTATTGAGGAACACTATTACCTTCCTGTCCACAAGCTGTTTAACAAAAAGAACTTGGATAACATACTTGACACATCCGAACGCGAAGGAAAGGCAGTCACCGCGCAAAATATAACTGAACTTCTTCAACAATGGGAACCGGATTATTCCAGTTACCCGCAGCCAAAAGAACAGCAGCTGTTCGTCCGGCGGGATGGCACTCTTTTTCCGTTTCCTGTACCCATGATCGAGTTTTTGCGGAATTTCGAACATGGCTTAAGTTTGACGGAACTGCTGCAGCAATCTACACAGCATGAGTTCCATACCCAACTATGGCAACACTGTATCACCAACCGGTTTCTGCGGCTGAAACGGTCACCGGCAGCGGAAGCTTGA